A single Defluviitalea saccharophila DNA region contains:
- a CDS encoding phosphoribosylformylglycinamidine synthase, with protein sequence MNHVRRIFVQKKSGFDVEAKHLYADLKENLLINALEDVRIVHRYDIEGIDEEAYNQARTTIFSEPPVDMVYDEELPVGDDERVFAVEYLPGQYDQRADSAAQCIQILTRKEKPVIRTAKVVCLKGNITDEQFDAIKNYCINTIDSREASLEKPKTLDMQLSIPEEVETLTGFIHLSHDDLENLRNELGLAMSFDDVVFCQNYFRDEEKRDPSITEIRVLDTYWSDHCRHTTFLTKIENIEIEEGHFTTPIQKAYQEYLEGRNKVYGQKQKDICLMDIALMGMKELRKQGKLEDLEVSDEINACSIKVKVDVNGEDEEWLVMFKNETHNHPTEIEPFGGAATCLGGAIRDPLSGRAYVYQAMRVTGSGDPRTSVQDTLPGKLPQRKITTGAAHGYSSYGNQIGLATGHVAEIYDEGYVAKRMEIGAVIAAAPKKNVVRGVPEEGDVIILLGGRTGRDGCGGATGSSKEHTEESLTSCGAEVQKGNPPTERKIQRLFRNPKVSTMIKRCNDFGAGGVSVAIGELADGLEINLNAVPKKYEGLDGTELAISESQERMAVVIEPGNVEEFIALAEEENLEAVEVAKVTSDNRLKMFWNDKAIVDISREFLNTNGATQRADGFIVAPEADKNYFNVLKEDIKDKLEDLKDAWIANLKDLNVCSQKGLVERFDSTIGGGTVLMPFGGRYQLTPAECMVGKIPVLNGETKSGTIMSHGYNPRLSKWSPFHGSVYAIIEAVAKVVAVGGDYRSIRLTLQEYFERLGKDPKRWGKPLASLLGAYYVQKKLGTAAIGGKDSMSGTFKDLDVPPTLTAFAVDMVNVDTVISPEFKKSGSKIVYSPLKRDAYELPDFEALDRNYSTITRLIQEGKILSAHTVKLGGIAEAISKMSFGNKIGMKFTREISPEDLFAPNYGSLILEIEEENIELLKEINYILLGETQDSPYIWVNNIELSLEELLKAWEKPLEKVFPTKVEEIKEKPINKVYTERNLNRAKIKIAKPRIFIPVFPGTNCEYDTQKAFEEAGGIVNVSVFKNLVPSHIEESVDHMVKAINNAQIIMIPGGFSAGDEPEGSGKFIATVFRNPRIKEAVMNLLNNRDGLMLGICNGFQALIKLGLVPYGEIRDTDVDCPTLTFNTLGRHVSNMVTTKITSTKSPWFAHVEAGDLHQIAVSHGEGRFVASEEMMQQLFENGQVATQYVDLDGNPTYDIAFNPNGSMHAIEGITSPDGRILGKMGHSERIGSNVAKNIPGEKDQKIFRSGVEYFN encoded by the coding sequence ATGAATCATGTAAGAAGAATATTTGTGCAAAAGAAATCAGGTTTTGATGTAGAAGCAAAACATCTGTATGCCGATTTAAAAGAAAATTTGTTGATCAATGCATTAGAAGACGTTAGGATTGTTCATCGTTATGATATAGAAGGAATAGATGAGGAAGCCTATAATCAAGCCAGAACTACTATTTTTTCAGAGCCTCCCGTAGACATGGTATATGACGAGGAATTGCCCGTAGGGGATGATGAAAGAGTATTTGCTGTAGAATATCTTCCTGGGCAATATGATCAAAGGGCTGATTCAGCGGCTCAATGTATTCAGATTTTAACCCGTAAAGAAAAGCCTGTGATTCGTACAGCAAAGGTAGTCTGCCTTAAGGGCAATATAACCGACGAGCAATTTGATGCTATAAAAAATTACTGTATTAATACCATTGATTCCAGGGAAGCTTCTTTAGAAAAGCCGAAAACTTTGGATATGCAGCTTTCTATTCCTGAGGAAGTGGAAACCCTAACTGGCTTTATTCATTTATCCCATGATGATTTAGAGAACCTGAGAAATGAATTGGGACTTGCTATGAGTTTTGACGATGTTGTATTTTGCCAGAATTATTTTAGGGATGAAGAAAAAAGAGACCCCAGCATTACGGAAATACGAGTGCTGGATACTTATTGGTCCGATCACTGCAGACATACGACTTTTCTTACAAAAATTGAGAATATTGAAATCGAAGAAGGGCATTTTACAACGCCTATCCAAAAGGCTTATCAGGAATATTTAGAAGGCAGAAATAAAGTGTACGGCCAAAAGCAGAAAGATATTTGCCTCATGGATATAGCCCTTATGGGAATGAAGGAATTAAGAAAACAGGGAAAATTAGAGGATCTAGAAGTATCTGATGAAATAAATGCCTGCAGTATTAAAGTTAAAGTTGATGTGAATGGTGAAGATGAAGAATGGCTTGTGATGTTTAAAAACGAAACCCATAATCATCCTACAGAGATAGAACCCTTTGGGGGTGCTGCTACCTGTCTTGGTGGAGCCATCAGAGACCCATTATCGGGAAGAGCTTATGTGTATCAGGCAATGCGTGTAACAGGCAGCGGAGACCCTAGAACTTCCGTACAGGATACCTTACCCGGAAAACTGCCCCAAAGAAAAATCACAACAGGAGCTGCTCACGGCTACAGTTCCTATGGAAACCAAATTGGTCTTGCCACCGGTCATGTGGCGGAAATCTATGATGAGGGCTACGTGGCAAAAAGAATGGAAATCGGTGCGGTAATTGCTGCAGCACCTAAGAAAAATGTCGTTCGTGGCGTACCGGAAGAAGGGGATGTCATTATTCTTCTTGGAGGAAGAACGGGAAGGGACGGTTGTGGCGGTGCAACAGGTTCTTCTAAAGAACATACGGAAGAATCCTTAACCAGCTGTGGTGCTGAAGTACAGAAAGGAAATCCACCAACTGAGCGTAAAATCCAAAGATTATTCAGAAATCCTAAAGTAAGTACCATGATTAAACGCTGTAACGATTTTGGTGCCGGAGGGGTATCTGTTGCCATTGGAGAATTGGCAGACGGACTGGAAATTAATCTGAATGCAGTACCGAAAAAATATGAAGGATTGGACGGAACAGAACTGGCAATCTCCGAATCCCAGGAAAGAATGGCAGTGGTGATTGAGCCGGGGAATGTAGAAGAATTTATTGCACTGGCAGAAGAAGAAAACCTGGAAGCTGTAGAGGTTGCCAAGGTAACCTCTGACAATAGATTAAAAATGTTCTGGAATGACAAAGCCATTGTAGACATTAGCAGGGAATTTTTAAATACCAATGGAGCGACTCAAAGGGCCGATGGATTTATCGTAGCTCCTGAAGCGGACAAAAATTACTTTAATGTACTTAAAGAAGATATTAAAGATAAACTTGAAGATCTTAAAGATGCCTGGATCGCCAATTTAAAAGACCTAAATGTATGCAGTCAAAAAGGACTAGTGGAACGCTTCGACAGTACCATTGGGGGCGGAACAGTTCTTATGCCTTTTGGAGGCAGATATCAATTAACCCCTGCAGAATGTATGGTTGGTAAAATTCCTGTTTTAAACGGTGAAACAAAAAGTGGAACCATTATGAGCCATGGCTACAACCCCAGATTATCCAAATGGAGTCCCTTCCATGGGTCCGTATATGCCATTATAGAAGCTGTGGCAAAGGTTGTAGCAGTAGGGGGAGACTACAGAAGTATTCGTTTGACTCTCCAGGAATACTTTGAACGTTTAGGAAAAGACCCTAAAAGATGGGGTAAACCTTTAGCCTCTCTGCTTGGGGCATATTATGTGCAAAAGAAATTGGGAACTGCGGCAATTGGCGGAAAAGACAGTATGTCAGGAACCTTTAAAGATTTAGACGTTCCTCCTACCCTTACGGCTTTTGCAGTGGATATGGTTAATGTAGATACAGTTATTTCTCCGGAATTCAAAAAATCCGGAAGTAAGATTGTTTACAGTCCTCTTAAAAGAGATGCCTATGAGCTTCCTGATTTTGAAGCATTAGATAGAAATTATTCCACAATAACAAGACTCATTCAGGAAGGGAAAATACTATCTGCCCATACTGTAAAATTAGGTGGCATCGCTGAAGCCATCAGCAAAATGAGTTTTGGAAATAAAATAGGCATGAAGTTTACAAGAGAAATCAGTCCGGAAGATCTGTTTGCTCCGAATTACGGCTCATTAATTCTAGAAATCGAGGAAGAGAATATTGAGCTTCTTAAAGAAATCAACTATATTCTATTAGGAGAAACTCAAGACAGCCCGTATATTTGGGTGAACAATATTGAACTTTCTCTTGAAGAACTTCTAAAAGCCTGGGAAAAACCGCTGGAAAAGGTATTCCCCACAAAAGTTGAAGAAATCAAAGAAAAGCCTATTAATAAGGTTTATACTGAAAGGAATCTCAACAGAGCTAAGATAAAAATAGCAAAGCCGCGCATCTTTATCCCGGTATTCCCAGGAACCAATTGTGAGTATGATACTCAAAAAGCCTTTGAAGAAGCGGGAGGAATTGTTAATGTATCGGTATTTAAAAATTTAGTGCCTTCCCATATAGAAGAATCCGTTGATCATATGGTCAAAGCAATTAATAATGCTCAAATTATCATGATTCCCGGAGGCTTTAGTGCCGGTGATGAACCGGAAGGAAGCGGTAAATTCATAGCTACAGTGTTTAGAAATCCTCGAATCAAAGAAGCGGTCATGAACCTTTTAAACAATAGGGATGGGTTGATGCTTGGAATTTGTAACGGTTTTCAAGCCCTGATTAAATTAGGCTTGGTACCCTACGGAGAAATAAGAGATACAGATGTTGATTGTCCGACTCTTACATTCAACACCCTCGGGCGTCACGTAT